A genomic window from Enoplosus armatus isolate fEnoArm2 chromosome 20, fEnoArm2.hap1, whole genome shotgun sequence includes:
- the LOC139303063 gene encoding interferon-induced protein with tetratricopeptide repeats 5-like produces MTCVVSGESSSTLHSRLLQLQSRFTWDLKKEDVDLENLSTRLHDHIDLQLGQRGAVAYTYSFLAYVRYLQGRPEEAVALLNQSEETTKECYGEESERRLIVTYGDLAWLKYHTGDITQSQSYCQKVDNILLKYPTDSSTVLHPEVYGEKAWTYLKSLKSYYPKAIDCFRKALELQPDDSEWNAGCAIALYRTEPWDLETSQKDEETPAIKQLRRALEINPDDGVLLSMLALKLADYRKHQEAEGLVERALKIGPDNPHVTRYIAKYLRMQGEDEQSIGLLKRALERTKQSAFIHHQLALCYKKKMTAKLNYQKVTHWRRLCIQHLEEAVKIKTSFFLAIADLALLYGEEKDLSRAEELFQQGLQNLSEMEKGICQVFHLRYAQFHHYHTKKEAEAIVHYTEGLHLTPKKWEWKQCAKKLKQIAERRLSVNENDGQANGLLGLVAVAEGDEKKAVEFYEKALDCDENNGEYLSALCELRMKLH; encoded by the exons ATGAC GTGTGTCGTCTCTGGTGAGTCCAGCAGCACTCTTCACtccaggctgctgcagctgcagagtcGCTTCACCTGGGATCTGAAGAAAGAAGACGTTGACCTGGAGAACCTCAGCACTCGACTACACGACCACATCGACCTTCAGCTGGGACAGCGGGGTGCAGTGGCTTACACCTACAGCTTCTTGGCTTATGTCAG GTATCTTCAGGGTCGACCAGAGGAGGCGGTGGCACTTCTCAACCAATCAGAGGAGACGACCAAAGAGTGTTATGGTGAGGAGAGTGAGCGGCGGCTCATCGTGACGTACGGAGACCTGGCCTGGCTGAAATACCACACCGGAGACATCACACAGTCGCAGAGTTACTGCCAGAAGGTCGACAACATACTG TTGAAGTATCCTactgattcatccacagttcTCCACCCAGAGGTATATGGAGAAAAAGCTTGGACCTACCTTAAGTCTTTGAAATCTTACTACCCCAAAGCCATTGACTGTTTCCGTAAAGCGCTAGAGCTGCAGCCTGATGACAGCGAGTGGAACGCCGGCTGCGCTATTGCCCTCTACCGCACAGAACCG TGGGATTTAGAAACATCCCAGAAAGATGAGGAGACACCGGCCATTAAACAGCTTCGCCGAGCCCTGGAGATCAACCCTGATGATGGCGTTCTGCTGTCGATGCTGGCTCTGAAGCTGGCCGATTACCGGAAGCACCAAGAGGCTGAAGGCCTAGTAGAGAGAGCACTGAAGATCGGTCCTGACAACCCTCATGTCACGCGGTACATAGCCAAATATCTTCGCATGCAG GGGGAGGATGAGCAGTCTATTGGTCTGCTGAAGCGAGCACTGGAGAGGACCAAGCAGTCGGCTTTCATCCACCACCAGCTGGCTCTGTGCTATAAGAAAAAGATGACCGCTAAACTCAACTAccaaa AGGTGACGCACTGGAGGCGTCTGTGTATTCAACATCTGGAAGAAGCTGTCAAGATAAAGACTTCATTTTTCCTTGCAATTGCTGATCTGGCACTGCTGTATGGAGAGGAAAAGGATTTAAGCAG ggCTGAGGAGTTGTTCCAACAGGGATTGCAGAATTTatcagagatggagaaaggtATTTGTCAGGTTTTCCATCTGCGCTATGCTCAGTTTCACCACTATCACACCAAAAAGGAGGCTGAAGCGATTGTTCACTACACCGAG GGCCTACATTTAACACCGAAGAAATGGGAGTGGAAACAATGTGCTAAG AAATTGAAGCAGATTGCAGAGCGACGTCTCTCAGTCAACGAGAACGACGGCCAGGCTAATGGTCTGTTGGGTCTGGTGGCCGTGGCTGAGGGAGACGAGAAGAAAGCTGTGGAGTTTTATGAGAAAGCTCTGGACTGTGATGAAAACAACGGCGAGTacctgtctgctctctgtgagCTTCGCATGAAGCTGCACTGA